The DNA window CTCTACCTCACGGAGCAGGAGCGCTCCTCTACCATGAAGATCACAGAACCAAAGACTCCCTATGCCAAACACTACGACCCCGCCGAAGACCCGTCggacgaagacgaggatcCTCTGGCGGACGCTGGTGCTCGTCTTAAGAATTCACGTCCAAGCCGTGAAGATGACATTCCGGGCCTTTCGCTGGGCGAGCCGGAAGAGGAGATCCCGGAAGCGGGCGCGCCGTCACCCCGCAGCGAAAAGAGCGTCCACGTCGACGACGAGAGCAGCATCGGGCACAAcgcggaggaggagctggCGGGCATGTCTCCCGAGGAGCGTGAGAAGCACAGAAAGTTTGAACAGCTCCGAAAGAGACACTACGAAATGAAAAATGTGGCCCAGCTCCTGGGCCACCCCGAGACGCTCccggatgaggatgaggatgacgagggcgAGGTGCCGCCTGTGCCACAGGTACCGCGCGTGCCCAACGGCACTGCGTAGGGTGCTGGGGAGACATGATGAGGGCTGTGAACTGGCTAGGGCATTAGGATGGAGTTTTGAGGATATCATTATTGGGCgttggcagaggaggagtgTGTTATCTGATTACTCGCTCGTTTTCAAGATTC is part of the Fusarium fujikuroi IMI 58289 draft genome, chromosome FFUJ_chr07 genome and encodes:
- a CDS encoding related to Glc8 protein, with the protein product MASAVDSPPAHSPPAHPPQRPRGILKNSYQKSPPTSPNHDQPASDKELTIANTQINAGHRRSSSGARPSGSRRQSGANSSIGDVLEPSQRLKWDEANLYLTEQERSSTMKITEPKTPYAKHYDPAEDPSDEDEDPLADAGARLKNSRPSREDDIPGLSLGEPEEEIPEAGAPSPRSEKSVHVDDESSIGHNAEEELAGMSPEEREKHRKFEQLRKRHYEMKNVAQLLGHPETLPDEDEDDEGEVPPVPQVPRVPNGTA